Proteins co-encoded in one Kutzneria chonburiensis genomic window:
- a CDS encoding NCS1 family nucleobase:cation symporter-1: protein MAHSPVPVTQSDGRVELADDTAVAASRFHNAELAPVPLGKRTWTTYNFFALWMGMAHNIPSYTLAASLIALGMDWVQAFLTITLGNLIVLVPMLLNSHAGTKYGIPFPVFARAFYGVRGANLPALLRAFIACGWFGIQTWVGGEALYVIVGKLFGGGWTNAAAIGGQPWTLWLSFAAFWVVQMLIIWRGMDAIRRFENWTAPLVSVGFLILLVYVLVKAGGFGPILSEPSKLGWGSGFWAVFAPSLMAMIAFWSTLSLNMPDFTRFGGSQRKQFWGQILGLPTTMSFIAIVAILTTSGAVSLYGEAIWDPAQLAAHFDSPALVIVALVALVLATVSANLAANVVSPSYDFSNAVPKRITFATGGLITGILGVLIQPWRLISDPHIYIFTWLGFYGGVLAAVAGVLIAGYWLVDKTTLSLPDLYLENGKYWFTGGWNWRALVATVVGAVIAVGGAYSAPGTGPFPADGMIPFLKPLYDYSWVAGLVAAFVLYLVLAPRTSAAPAVTVATTD, encoded by the coding sequence ATGGCCCACTCCCCGGTCCCGGTCACCCAGTCCGACGGACGTGTCGAGCTCGCGGACGACACCGCCGTCGCCGCAAGCAGGTTCCACAATGCCGAGCTGGCCCCGGTGCCGCTGGGCAAGCGCACCTGGACCACGTACAACTTCTTCGCGCTGTGGATGGGCATGGCCCACAACATCCCCAGCTACACCCTGGCCGCCTCGCTGATCGCGCTGGGCATGGACTGGGTGCAGGCCTTCCTGACGATCACCCTCGGCAACCTGATCGTGCTGGTGCCGATGCTGCTCAACAGCCACGCCGGCACCAAGTACGGCATCCCGTTCCCGGTGTTCGCCCGCGCCTTCTACGGCGTGCGCGGAGCCAACCTGCCGGCGCTGCTGCGGGCGTTCATCGCCTGCGGCTGGTTCGGCATCCAGACCTGGGTCGGCGGCGAGGCGCTGTACGTGATCGTCGGCAAGCTGTTCGGCGGCGGCTGGACCAATGCGGCGGCGATCGGCGGCCAGCCGTGGACGCTGTGGCTGTCCTTCGCGGCGTTCTGGGTCGTGCAGATGCTGATCATCTGGCGCGGCATGGACGCCATCCGGCGGTTCGAGAACTGGACCGCGCCGCTGGTCTCGGTCGGCTTCCTCATCCTGCTGGTGTACGTGCTGGTCAAGGCGGGCGGCTTCGGCCCGATCCTGTCCGAGCCGTCCAAGCTGGGCTGGGGCTCGGGCTTCTGGGCGGTGTTCGCGCCCTCGCTGATGGCGATGATCGCCTTCTGGTCGACGCTGTCGCTGAACATGCCGGACTTCACCCGCTTCGGCGGCAGCCAGCGCAAGCAGTTCTGGGGCCAGATCCTTGGCCTGCCCACCACCATGTCGTTCATCGCCATCGTAGCCATCCTGACCACCTCCGGCGCGGTGTCCCTGTACGGCGAGGCGATCTGGGACCCGGCGCAGCTGGCGGCGCACTTCGACAGCCCGGCGCTGGTGATCGTGGCGCTGGTCGCGCTGGTGCTGGCCACCGTGTCGGCCAACCTCGCGGCCAACGTGGTGTCCCCGTCCTACGACTTCTCCAACGCGGTGCCCAAGCGCATCACCTTCGCCACCGGCGGCCTGATCACCGGCATCCTCGGCGTGCTGATCCAGCCGTGGCGGCTGATCTCCGACCCGCACATCTACATCTTCACCTGGCTCGGCTTCTACGGCGGCGTGCTGGCCGCGGTGGCCGGCGTGCTGATCGCCGGCTACTGGCTGGTCGACAAGACCACGCTGTCGCTGCCGGATCTCTATCTGGAGAACGGGAAGTACTGGTTCACCGGCGGCTGGAACTGGCGGGCGCTGGTGGCCACCGTGGTCGGCGCGGTCATCGCGGTCGGCGGCGCCTACTCCGCGCCCGGCACCGGGCCGTTCCCGGCCGACGGCATGATCCCGTTCCTCAAGCCCCTCTACGACTACAGCTGGGTGGCCGGTCTGGTCGCCGCCTTCGTGCTGTACCTGGTGCTGGCGCCGAGAACATCGGCCGCGCCGGCAGTCACCGTTGCCACGACTGACTGA
- a CDS encoding MAB_1171c family putative transporter: MTDLIQTVLLYVCWIVVIVRVTALRSRNQRPLWFALLMLALGITMLQKDTNAFIRGITGDANFQYLVSSVMAVGVAATLLTFAARAAEVWISPWLRWISCGITVFVMITSYVVFTAGGGQARPHFFPVPGTLSILDLYWVVYLVYQGIATVATLVLLIKAFGRVRSWLVRTPVLLLIIGSVGFTVFIGSRFVAVFGGVESAVAFGTYVSSPHTIGVSLGCSIAAFVPLVLGWSAWRNANALYPLWKSLVTAVPHIALYPPRARLVDALLPQNSQLRLHRRLVEIRDGMLIMNDWVQPADLAQIEVFVSDVPPDLMTPITTACWLKVAIAVHAAGVPMATDPLDLVREGGTDGESELNWLRSVAAVWTDARTDRFATTVSETRLAAHRP, translated from the coding sequence GTGACTGACCTGATTCAGACGGTCCTGCTCTACGTGTGCTGGATCGTGGTGATCGTGCGGGTCACGGCGCTGCGCTCACGCAACCAGCGGCCGCTGTGGTTCGCGCTGCTGATGTTGGCGCTGGGCATCACCATGCTGCAGAAGGACACCAACGCCTTCATTCGCGGCATCACCGGCGACGCGAACTTCCAGTACCTCGTCTCCAGCGTCATGGCCGTCGGAGTCGCGGCCACGCTGCTGACCTTCGCCGCCCGCGCGGCCGAAGTGTGGATCTCCCCGTGGCTGCGCTGGATCTCCTGCGGCATAACGGTATTCGTGATGATCACGTCCTATGTGGTCTTCACGGCCGGCGGCGGCCAGGCCCGGCCGCACTTCTTCCCGGTGCCCGGCACACTGTCCATTCTGGATCTGTACTGGGTCGTCTACCTTGTGTACCAAGGCATTGCCACGGTGGCCACGCTGGTGTTGCTGATCAAAGCCTTCGGCCGGGTCCGGTCTTGGCTGGTCCGCACGCCGGTGCTGCTGCTGATCATCGGCTCGGTCGGCTTCACCGTGTTCATCGGCAGCCGTTTCGTGGCGGTGTTCGGCGGCGTCGAATCGGCCGTCGCGTTCGGCACGTACGTCTCGTCCCCGCACACCATCGGCGTCTCGCTGGGCTGCTCGATCGCCGCCTTCGTGCCGCTGGTGCTGGGCTGGTCGGCCTGGCGCAACGCCAATGCCCTGTACCCGCTGTGGAAATCCCTCGTCACGGCCGTGCCGCACATCGCCCTGTACCCGCCGCGCGCCCGCCTCGTCGACGCGCTTTTACCGCAGAACAGTCAACTCCGCCTGCACCGCCGCCTGGTCGAGATCCGGGACGGCATGCTGATCATGAACGACTGGGTGCAGCCGGCCGACCTCGCCCAGATCGAGGTCTTCGTCTCCGACGTGCCGCCGGACCTGATGACGCCGATCACCACCGCTTGCTGGCTCAAGGTCGCCATCGCCGTGCACGCCGCCGGTGTGCCCATGGCGACCGACCCGCTCGACCTCGTCCGCGAAGGCGGCACCGACGGCGAGTCCGAGCTGAACTGGCTCCGTTCCGTGGCCGCGGTGTGGACCGACGCCCGCACCGACCGTTTCGCCACCACCGTCAGCGAGACCCGCCTGGCCGCCCACCGCCCGTGA
- a CDS encoding alpha/beta fold hydrolase, producing MLIPGAWHGGWAWAPVAQRLRAAGHQAVTVTLPGLGDGDDPSGHRLSDAADHIVETVLDRGLTDVVLVGHSWAGYPINGAAARLTGRLAGIVYYGAHAPVVGRSMIDDNPAESAALLRSLIAASPNGAIEPTLQFVEGIFMQGEAPEVQRLTADLLTPMPGGYFQDPAEGVDVRTLGVPLHYLLGDDDQALPYPGGVFAERLGRTPVAVPGTHEGMLTHPNEIAKAILAVS from the coding sequence GTGTTGATCCCAGGGGCCTGGCACGGGGGCTGGGCCTGGGCGCCGGTCGCGCAGCGGCTGCGGGCGGCCGGGCACCAAGCGGTCACGGTGACGCTGCCCGGCCTCGGCGACGGGGACGACCCGAGCGGCCACCGCCTGTCCGACGCCGCCGACCACATCGTCGAAACGGTGCTGGACCGCGGACTGACGGACGTGGTGCTGGTCGGCCACAGCTGGGCCGGCTACCCGATCAACGGCGCGGCGGCCCGCCTGACCGGTCGGCTGGCCGGCATCGTCTACTACGGCGCGCATGCCCCGGTGGTGGGCCGGTCCATGATCGACGACAACCCGGCCGAATCCGCCGCCCTGCTGCGCAGCCTGATCGCTGCCTCGCCGAACGGGGCGATCGAGCCCACGCTCCAGTTCGTCGAGGGCATCTTCATGCAGGGCGAGGCGCCCGAAGTGCAGCGGCTGACCGCCGATCTGCTCACGCCGATGCCCGGCGGCTACTTCCAGGACCCGGCCGAGGGAGTGGACGTGAGGACGCTCGGCGTCCCGCTGCACTACCTGCTCGGCGACGACGATCAGGCGCTGCCGTACCCGGGTGGGGTGTTCGCCGAACGCCTCGGTCGCACGCCGGTCGCGGTGCCCGGCACGCACGAGGGCATGCTCACCCATCCCAACGAGATCGCCAAGGCGATTCTTGCCGTGAGCTGA
- a CDS encoding TetR/AcrR family transcriptional regulator, translated as MTVDQAAADRAAAIESAVLAATERLLAGGVSFAALSTQRVAAEAGVARSTLYLYFKEKNALLAPLTAALKDGSFDLMQRWTPAQPDALDRLTEALLGVIRHYRRQAHILRAVLEVAGHDAKIGQLWEDRLIPFQRLSQHWIEQAQAAGETAPDIDPATASQVIVYGGLRVITQQALAGHPDQDPTVARELAANQWYGAYRRPA; from the coding sequence ATGACCGTCGACCAGGCCGCCGCCGACCGGGCCGCCGCGATCGAGTCGGCCGTGCTCGCCGCCACCGAGCGGTTGTTGGCCGGGGGCGTGTCTTTCGCCGCGCTCTCCACCCAGCGGGTCGCCGCCGAGGCCGGCGTCGCCCGCTCCACGCTTTACCTGTACTTCAAGGAGAAGAACGCTCTCCTTGCGCCGCTCACCGCCGCCCTCAAGGACGGCTCTTTCGACCTCATGCAGCGTTGGACCCCCGCCCAGCCCGACGCCCTCGACCGCCTCACCGAGGCCCTGCTCGGCGTCATCCGCCACTACCGCCGCCAGGCCCACATCCTCCGCGCCGTGCTGGAGGTCGCCGGCCACGACGCCAAGATCGGCCAGCTCTGGGAGGACCGCCTCATCCCGTTCCAGCGTCTTTCCCAGCACTGGATCGAGCAGGCCCAGGCCGCCGGCGAGACCGCCCCCGACATCGACCCCGCCACCGCCAGCCAGGTCATCGTCTACGGCGGTCTTCGGGTCATCACCCAGCAGGCCCTCGCCGGCCACCCCGACCAGGACCCGACCGTCGCTCGCGAACTCGCCGCCAACCAGTGGTACGGCGCCTACCGCCGCCCGGCCTGA
- the hydA gene encoding dihydropyrimidinase — protein sequence MSILIKGGTVLSSTGSVAADVVVDGERVTAVVAPDSWPGNADTVIDATGKYVLPGGIDGHTHMEMPFGGTFSADTFETGTTAAAWGGTTTIVDFAVQAKGTSLLSTLDKWHEKAGGNCAIDYGFHMIVSDVNDGTLKEMDACVDAGVNTFKMFMAYPGVFYSTDGEILLAMQRARANGGTIMMHAENGIAIDQLVAQAIAAGRTDPVQHGLTRPPELEGEATHRAIQLAKVTGAPLYIVHLSAAQALEAVAVARNDGQNVFAETCPQYLFLSIEDLARPDFEGAKFVASPPLREKSHQGALWQGLRTNDLSVVSTDHCPFCFVEQKELGRGDFSKIPNGMPGVEHRMDLIYQGVVGGELTLQRWVEVTSTTPARMFGLYPRKGVIAPGSDADIVVYDPKATQTLSASTHHMNVDYSAYEGLEITGRVDTVLSRGRVVLDRDGWHGAKGHGRFLSRELNQYLN from the coding sequence GTGAGCATTCTGATCAAGGGCGGCACCGTGCTCAGCTCGACCGGCTCGGTGGCGGCCGATGTCGTGGTCGACGGCGAGCGGGTCACCGCCGTGGTCGCGCCGGATTCCTGGCCCGGCAACGCCGACACGGTGATCGACGCGACCGGCAAGTACGTGCTGCCCGGCGGCATCGACGGGCACACGCACATGGAGATGCCGTTCGGCGGGACCTTTTCGGCTGACACCTTCGAGACCGGCACGACCGCGGCCGCCTGGGGCGGCACCACCACCATCGTGGACTTCGCCGTGCAGGCCAAGGGAACCTCGCTTCTGTCCACTTTGGACAAGTGGCACGAGAAGGCCGGCGGCAACTGCGCGATCGACTACGGCTTCCACATGATCGTGTCGGACGTCAACGACGGCACCCTCAAGGAGATGGACGCCTGCGTGGACGCGGGCGTGAACACGTTCAAGATGTTCATGGCCTATCCCGGCGTGTTCTACTCCACCGACGGCGAGATTCTCCTTGCCATGCAACGGGCCCGGGCCAACGGCGGCACCATCATGATGCACGCCGAGAACGGCATCGCCATCGACCAGCTGGTGGCGCAGGCGATCGCCGCCGGGCGGACCGATCCCGTGCAGCACGGGCTGACCCGGCCGCCGGAGCTGGAGGGCGAGGCCACCCATCGGGCCATCCAGCTGGCCAAGGTGACCGGCGCGCCGCTCTACATCGTGCACCTTTCGGCGGCGCAGGCGCTGGAAGCCGTTGCCGTCGCCCGGAACGACGGCCAGAACGTCTTCGCCGAGACGTGCCCGCAGTATCTGTTCCTGTCCATCGAGGACCTGGCCCGACCGGATTTCGAGGGCGCCAAGTTCGTCGCTTCCCCGCCGCTGCGGGAGAAGTCGCACCAGGGCGCGTTGTGGCAGGGGCTGCGGACCAACGACCTGTCCGTGGTGTCGACCGACCACTGCCCGTTCTGCTTCGTGGAGCAGAAGGAGCTGGGACGCGGCGACTTCTCCAAGATTCCCAACGGGATGCCCGGCGTCGAGCACCGGATGGACCTGATCTACCAGGGCGTGGTCGGCGGCGAGCTGACCTTGCAGCGCTGGGTCGAGGTCACCTCCACCACGCCGGCCCGGATGTTCGGCCTCTATCCGCGCAAGGGTGTCATCGCACCGGGTTCGGACGCCGACATCGTGGTGTACGACCCGAAGGCCACCCAGACCCTGTCCGCCAGCACGCACCACATGAACGTGGACTATTCGGCGTACGAGGGATTGGAGATCACCGGCCGTGTCGACACCGTGCTGTCGCGGGGCCGGGTTGTCCTCGACCGTGACGGCTGGCACGGCGCCAAGGGGCACGGCCGCTTCCTGTCCCGCGAACTGAACCAGTACCTGAACTGA
- a CDS encoding PucR family transcriptional regulator — translation MFPSVSDVLTMPLIRRGRPRLAAGSAGLDGRVRWVHVAEVADIGPLLRGGELVLTTGIALRDDPAELTAYIDGLADAGASGVVFELVRRWTDALPAALLEAAERRSLPVITLAQEVRFVAITEAVVAMIVDAQLAELRAAEQVHETFTALTVSGAEPSEVLREVARMTGAPVVLETLGHDVLAYDPAGGEVAELLAGWAERSRAVTVAERTAYHPGAGWLVTIVGARGNDWGRLVLVSPDEPVHRLVVVAERAASALAVNRLVARDRESLERHTHRTLLTELLATGAPPVDLATRAGALGVPLEGRQLIGMAIRPETTPSATQEALRDLAEATASAARRTKIPALVGGVDDISVRALISLPPQSNVDASLRRLASQIRSSPTAIPVVVGVGTTVRSIPDGRRSMIEAAHVANAALRSPGARSYHRLDDVRLRGLLHLLREDERLSAFAARELGPLLARDTAQGSRLVDLLRVFCEHGGNKSAAAAAAHMSRTAYYQQLSRIETVLGVSLEDPESMLSLYVALLAMDLST, via the coding sequence GGCCGCCGGCTCGGCCGGGCTGGACGGCCGGGTGCGCTGGGTGCACGTGGCCGAGGTGGCCGACATCGGGCCGCTGCTGCGTGGCGGCGAGCTGGTGCTGACCACCGGCATCGCGCTGCGTGACGACCCGGCCGAGCTCACCGCCTACATCGACGGCCTGGCCGACGCCGGGGCCAGCGGTGTGGTGTTCGAGCTGGTCCGACGCTGGACCGACGCGCTGCCGGCGGCGCTGCTGGAGGCGGCCGAGCGGCGATCACTGCCCGTGATCACGCTGGCCCAGGAGGTCCGGTTCGTGGCCATCACCGAGGCGGTGGTGGCGATGATCGTGGACGCCCAGCTGGCCGAGCTGCGGGCGGCCGAGCAGGTGCACGAGACCTTCACGGCGCTGACGGTGTCCGGGGCCGAGCCGTCCGAGGTGCTGCGCGAGGTGGCGCGGATGACCGGCGCGCCGGTGGTGCTGGAGACCCTCGGTCACGACGTGCTGGCCTACGACCCGGCCGGCGGCGAGGTGGCCGAGCTGCTGGCCGGCTGGGCCGAGCGGTCACGCGCGGTCACCGTGGCCGAGCGCACCGCCTACCACCCGGGCGCCGGCTGGCTCGTGACGATCGTCGGCGCCCGTGGCAACGACTGGGGCCGGTTGGTGCTGGTCAGCCCGGACGAGCCGGTGCACCGGCTGGTCGTGGTGGCCGAGCGGGCCGCGTCCGCGCTGGCCGTGAACCGGCTCGTCGCGCGGGACCGGGAGAGCCTGGAGCGGCACACCCATCGCACGCTGTTGACCGAGCTGCTGGCCACCGGCGCGCCGCCGGTCGATCTCGCCACGCGGGCCGGCGCGCTCGGGGTTCCGTTGGAGGGACGGCAACTCATCGGCATGGCCATCCGCCCCGAGACCACGCCGTCGGCCACCCAGGAGGCCTTGCGCGACCTGGCCGAGGCCACCGCCTCCGCCGCCCGTCGGACCAAGATCCCGGCACTGGTCGGCGGCGTCGACGACATTTCCGTACGGGCCCTGATCTCGCTGCCACCCCAGTCCAATGTGGACGCTTCACTGCGGCGACTTGCTTCCCAGATCAGGAGTTCTCCCACGGCGATCCCCGTGGTCGTCGGCGTCGGCACCACCGTGCGCTCCATCCCCGACGGCCGTCGCAGCATGATCGAGGCCGCCCACGTGGCCAACGCCGCCCTGCGCTCCCCCGGTGCCCGCAGCTACCACCGCCTCGACGACGTTCGCCTGCGCGGTCTGCTGCACCTGCTCCGTGAGGACGAGCGCCTGTCCGCCTTCGCCGCACGGGAACTCGGGCCGCTGCTCGCCCGCGACACCGCCCAGGGCAGCCGTCTCGTCGACCTGCTCCGCGTCTTCTGCGAGCACGGCGGCAACAAGTCCGCCGCGGCCGCCGCCGCGCACATGTCCCGCACCGCCTACTACCAGCAGCTGTCCCGCATCGAGACCGTTCTCGGTGTCTCCCTTGAGGATCCCGAGTCCATGCTGTCCCTCTACGTCGCCCTGCTGGCCATGGACCTCTCCACCTGA
- a CDS encoding nitrilase-related carbon-nitrogen hydrolase, with translation MSQIVRAGLVQQRWTGDKESMIANAVAAISTAASQGAQVICLQELFYGPYFCQVQDADYYSYTEQIPDGPTTQLLCEVAKQHGVVLIAPMYEQEQPGVYYNTAAVIDADGKYLGKHRKNHIPQVKGFWEKFYFRPGNMGYPVFDTAVGRIGVYICYERHFPEGWRALGLAGAKIVFNPSATSRGLSEYLWRLEQPAAAVANEYFVGTINRVGVEPLGDNDFYGQTYFADPRGQLIGEAASDTEEEIVVRDLDMGLLAEVRDLWAFYRDRRPDSYESLVKP, from the coding sequence GTGTCACAGATCGTCCGGGCCGGTCTCGTCCAGCAACGCTGGACCGGGGACAAGGAATCGATGATCGCCAACGCGGTGGCCGCCATCTCGACCGCGGCCTCGCAGGGCGCGCAGGTCATCTGCCTCCAGGAGTTGTTCTACGGCCCCTACTTCTGCCAGGTGCAGGACGCCGACTACTACTCCTACACCGAGCAGATCCCGGACGGGCCGACCACCCAGCTGCTGTGCGAGGTGGCCAAGCAGCACGGGGTCGTGCTGATCGCGCCCATGTACGAGCAGGAGCAGCCCGGCGTCTACTACAACACCGCGGCGGTGATCGACGCCGACGGCAAGTACCTGGGCAAGCACCGCAAGAACCACATCCCGCAGGTCAAGGGCTTCTGGGAGAAGTTCTACTTCCGGCCCGGCAACATGGGCTACCCGGTCTTCGACACCGCGGTCGGCCGGATCGGCGTCTACATCTGCTACGAGCGGCACTTCCCGGAGGGCTGGCGGGCGCTGGGCCTGGCCGGCGCGAAGATCGTGTTCAACCCGTCGGCCACCAGCCGCGGCCTGTCCGAGTACCTGTGGCGGCTTGAGCAGCCGGCCGCCGCGGTGGCCAACGAGTACTTCGTCGGCACGATCAACCGGGTCGGCGTGGAACCGTTGGGCGACAACGACTTCTACGGCCAGACCTACTTCGCCGACCCGCGCGGGCAGCTGATCGGCGAGGCCGCGTCGGACACCGAGGAGGAGATCGTCGTCCGCGACCTGGACATGGGGCTGCTGGCCGAGGTCCGCGACCTGTGGGCGTTCTACCGCGACCGCCGCCCGGACAGCTACGAATCGCTGGTGAAGCCGTGA
- a CDS encoding alpha/beta hydrolase produces the protein MISRRALLIGGGVGTAAAAAAAVVERTRVRRLLGWTGPDGVVPDVKPVTVSVTQHQSVARGCAVDVVTMNAVAGYEVCVVLHGRGNNARGMINLGLPRFLAAAKARFTVVAVDGGDSYWVPRSPADDPQKMLREELPGWLRSAGLSEPRAVLGISMGGFGGLVYARQAGIPAAVLSPALFRSWDDARTVGAFADEAQWASFEPLRHPLPPHFGVWCGEEDPFYDAARDLAPHAQMAAFDHGEHTDGYWRRVLPNALAYLGAVL, from the coding sequence GTGATTTCGCGACGGGCGCTGCTCATCGGCGGCGGGGTGGGGACGGCGGCGGCGGCCGCCGCGGCAGTGGTGGAGCGCACCCGGGTGCGTCGGCTGCTCGGGTGGACCGGGCCGGACGGGGTGGTGCCGGACGTGAAGCCGGTCACGGTCTCCGTGACGCAGCATCAGTCTGTTGCACGGGGATGTGCGGTCGATGTCGTCACGATGAACGCCGTCGCCGGATACGAGGTGTGCGTGGTCCTGCACGGCCGGGGCAACAACGCCCGGGGCATGATCAACCTCGGGCTGCCGCGGTTCCTGGCGGCCGCCAAGGCCCGGTTCACGGTGGTGGCGGTCGACGGCGGAGACTCCTACTGGGTACCGCGGTCGCCGGCCGATGATCCGCAGAAGATGTTGCGCGAAGAGTTGCCCGGATGGCTGCGGTCGGCCGGCCTCTCGGAGCCCCGAGCCGTCCTCGGCATTTCCATGGGCGGCTTCGGCGGGCTCGTCTACGCCCGCCAGGCCGGCATCCCGGCTGCCGTGCTCAGTCCGGCGCTGTTCCGATCATGGGACGACGCCCGCACCGTCGGGGCGTTCGCCGATGAGGCGCAGTGGGCCTCTTTCGAGCCTTTGCGCCATCCCTTGCCGCCCCATTTCGGCGTGTGGTGCGGCGAGGAGGACCCGTTCTACGACGCGGCACGGGATCTCGCCCCGCACGCCCAGATGGCGGCCTTCGATCATGGCGAGCATACGGACGGCTACTGGCGCCGAGTCCTGCCCAACGCCCTGGCCTACCTGGGGGCAGTCCTGTGA
- a CDS encoding TIGR03842 family LLM class F420-dependent oxidoreductase: MDFGVVLQTDPPARAVVEMMKAAEDGGFRYGWTFDSVVLWQEPFVIYSQILAATSALVVGPMVTNPSTRDWSVTASLFATLNDMFGNRTVCGIGRGDSARRVIGQKPASLATLSEAMHVIKDLAEGREVQHHGVPVRIPWVRDGKLEMWMAAYGPRALKMVGEQADGFILQTADPDIARWTIGSVREAASAAGRDPAAVKICVAAPAYVGSDLAHQRDQLRWFGGMVGNHVADLVARYGEGGGVPKALTDYIKGREGYDYAHHGKAGNPSTDFVPDSIVDRFCLVGPESAHVERLQELKSLGVDQFSLYLMHDDRDKTLAAYGSSVIPAV, from the coding sequence ATGGACTTCGGCGTTGTGCTCCAGACCGATCCGCCGGCCCGCGCCGTCGTCGAGATGATGAAGGCGGCGGAGGACGGCGGCTTCCGCTACGGCTGGACGTTCGACTCGGTCGTGCTGTGGCAGGAGCCTTTTGTCATCTACTCCCAGATCCTGGCCGCGACCTCCGCGCTCGTCGTCGGCCCCATGGTCACCAACCCCAGCACTCGCGACTGGTCGGTGACGGCGTCGCTGTTCGCCACCCTCAACGACATGTTCGGCAACCGCACCGTCTGCGGCATCGGACGCGGCGACTCCGCCCGGCGGGTCATCGGCCAGAAACCCGCTTCCCTGGCCACGTTGAGCGAGGCCATGCACGTGATCAAGGATCTCGCCGAGGGGCGCGAGGTGCAGCACCATGGCGTTCCCGTGCGGATTCCGTGGGTTCGTGACGGCAAGCTCGAGATGTGGATGGCGGCCTATGGTCCGCGCGCGTTGAAGATGGTCGGCGAGCAGGCCGACGGTTTCATCCTCCAGACCGCCGATCCCGACATCGCCCGCTGGACCATCGGTTCCGTCCGCGAGGCCGCCTCCGCCGCCGGGCGCGACCCGGCCGCGGTGAAGATCTGCGTTGCCGCCCCGGCCTACGTGGGCTCCGACCTTGCGCACCAACGGGATCAGCTCCGCTGGTTCGGCGGCATGGTCGGCAACCACGTCGCCGACCTCGTCGCCCGCTACGGCGAGGGTGGCGGTGTGCCCAAGGCCCTCACCGACTACATCAAGGGCCGTGAGGGCTACGACTACGCGCACCACGGCAAGGCCGGCAACCCCTCCACCGATTTCGTGCCCGACTCCATTGTGGACCGCTTCTGCCTCGTCGGTCCCGAGTCGGCGCACGTGGAACGGTTGCAGGAGCTCAAATCCCTCGGCGTCGACCAGTTCTCGCTGTACCTGATGCACGACGACCGCGACAAAACCCTTGCGGCGTACGGCAGTTCGGTGATCCCCGCCGTCTGA
- a CDS encoding XRE family transcriptional regulator has translation MAESVAEKINALIGERWRHLPKPPGNAAIAREIRRDTGLSISTGYLWMLRTGQRGNPTGDRLQALAKFFGRPPAYFFDHEVTSEDMELAACLRQHGVRMIALRAEGLSEQSQRAILELVERARQLEKLDDADD, from the coding sequence ATGGCCGAGTCCGTTGCCGAGAAGATCAACGCCCTGATCGGCGAGCGCTGGCGGCACCTGCCGAAGCCGCCGGGCAATGCGGCGATCGCCCGGGAGATCAGGCGGGACACGGGGCTGTCGATCTCGACGGGCTACCTGTGGATGCTGCGCACCGGGCAACGCGGCAACCCGACCGGGGACCGGCTGCAAGCCCTGGCCAAGTTCTTCGGCCGCCCGCCGGCCTACTTCTTCGACCACGAGGTGACCAGCGAGGACATGGAGCTGGCGGCCTGCCTGCGCCAACACGGTGTGCGGATGATCGCGCTGCGCGCCGAAGGGCTGTCGGAGCAGAGCCAACGGGCCATCCTCGAGCTGGTGGAGCGGGCCCGGCAGCTCGAGAAGCTCGACGACGCCGATGACTGA